From a single Metopolophium dirhodum isolate CAU chromosome 6, ASM1992520v1, whole genome shotgun sequence genomic region:
- the LOC132947012 gene encoding uncharacterized protein LOC132947012 isoform X1: MTAHDEITYALPCLLKLAYHACNQIQREKYDVLDFPDVDLQICCQLLFQIIKLNTEGGAFDSLGDRRFMFGKVQPIFDDWSIEIICEKAASYGHIDCLKLAREIGIPWAPPYYNTHGSACNLAARIGNLECLAYAHENGSPWNSVTCKLSAANGHLECLRYLHENGCTWDEYTCASAAEFDHLDCLKYARENGCPWGHDTVLWAACKGNLDCLIYAYENECPRNEHTCYNAAKGGHLNCLMYAHEYEEFPLSEYVCSAAAEGGHLDCLIYAHQNGFWWDVNTCASAAFGGNLDCLRYAYENGCPWEKHTCSNAAEGGYIECLKYAHENGCQWNSLTCSNAAEGGHLDCLKYAHENGCPWNEKTCSLAAKNGHLNCLKYAHENGCPWNKKTCSMAAKNGHLNCLKYARENGCLWGKITCSNAAENGHLDCLKYARENGCLWDQKTCSKAAKNGHLECLKYAHENGCPWDVHSACFDSVEIGNQDCREYALKNGCPRFKNLSRISTEKNPRSSK; the protein is encoded by the coding sequence ATGACTGCTCATGACGAGATAACTTACGCCTTACCCTGTCTGTTAAAATTGGCTTATCATGCATGTAACCAGATTCAGCGGGAAAAGTACGACGTGCTGGATTTTCCGGACGTTGACTTGCAGATTTGTTGCCAGTTGCTATTCCAAATCATAAAACTGAACACGGAGGGTGGTGCGTTCGACTCGCTTGGAGACAGGCGATTCATGTTTGGCAAGGTGCAACCTATCTTTGATGACTGGTCAATCGAAATTATTTGTGAGAAGGCAGCGTCTTACGGACACATAGATTGTTTGAAGTTGGCTCGCGAGATTGGAATTCCCTGGGCTCCCCCATACTACAATACTCATGGATCGGCGTGCAACCTGGCCGCTCGCATAGGCAACCTAGAATGCCTGGCATATGCACATGAGAACGGTAGTCCCTGGAACAGTGTGACGTGTAAGTTATCTGCCGCAAACGGACACTTGGAGTGTTTGAGGTATTTACATGAAAATGGATGTACATGGGACGAATACACGTGTGCTTCTGCTGCGGAGTTTGACCACCTGGACTGTCTGAAGTATGCGCGTGAAAATGGATGTCCGTGGGGCCATGATACGGTTCTTTGGGCTGCGTGTAAAGGAAATCTGGACTGTCTTATTTATGCGTATGAAAATGAATGTCCACGGAACGAACACACGTGTTATAATGCTGCAAAGGGCGGACACTTGAACTGCCTTATGTATGCTCATGAATACGAAGAATTTCCATTGAGCGAATACGTGTGTTCGGCTGCTGCGGAGGGTGGGCATCTGGACTGTCTAATTTATGCGCATCAAAATGGTTTCTGGTGGGATGTGAACACATGTGCTTCTGCTGCATTTGGTGGAAATCTAGATTGTCTGAGGTATGCGTATGAAAATGGATGCCCGTGGGAAAAACACACGTGTTCTAATGCTGCGGAGGGTGGATATATAGAATGTCTAAAGTATGCACATGAAAATGGGTGCCAGTGGAACTCGCTCACGTGTTCGAATGCTGCGGAGGGGGGTCACTTAGACTGTTTGAAGTATGCGCATGAGAATGGTTGCCCGTGGAATGAAAAAACGTGCTCTCTGGCTGCGAAAAATGGACACCTGAACTGCCTTAAGTATGCTCATGAGAATGGTTGCCCGTGGAACAAAAAAACGTGTTCTATGGCGGCGAAAAATGGTCATCTAAATTGCCTTAAGTATGCACGTGAAAATGGTTGCTTGTGGGGAAAAATAACGTGTTCTAATGCTGCGGAGAACGGGCACCTAGACTGTCTTAAGTATGCACGTGAAAATGGTTGCTTGTGGGACCAAAAAACGTGTTCTAAGGCTGCGAAAAATGGTCATCTAGAATGTCTAAAGTATGCACACGAAAATGGATGTCCGTGGGACGTACACAGTGCATGTTTTGATTCTGTGGAAATTGGAAATCAGGACTGTCGTGAGTATGCACTGAAGAATGGATGTCCTCGATTCAAGAATTTATCGAGGATTTCAACAGAAAAAAACCCACGCTCATCAAAATGA